The Dunckerocampus dactyliophorus isolate RoL2022-P2 chromosome 1, RoL_Ddac_1.1, whole genome shotgun sequence genome has a segment encoding these proteins:
- the atp5f1e gene encoding ATP synthase subunit epsilon, mitochondrial: protein MVAYWRQAGLSYIRFSAICASAVRAALKPQVKSEAMKAAEASVKVVKPKTA from the exons ATGGTTGCATACTGGAGACAAGCAGGACTCag CTACATCCGCTTTTCGGCCATCTGCGCCAGTGCAGTGCGGGCCGCCCTCAAGCCGCAGGTGAAAAGTGAGGCGATGAAGGCTGCAGAAGCCAGCGTCAAAGTTGTAAAACCCAAAACTGCAT GA